A genomic window from Thermoanaerobaculia bacterium includes:
- a CDS encoding PadR family transcriptional regulator, whose protein sequence is MADIPSSVSRIELLQGTLDLLVLQTLRWGPRHGYGIAQMIRAGSRDVLQVDTGSLYPALHRLEKAGAISAEWETSENKQRVRVYRLTAAGRKQLAAERSKWEQLAGAIAGVMAKPAASES, encoded by the coding sequence ATGGCCGACATTCCCTCTTCCGTTTCCCGGATCGAGCTCCTTCAGGGAACGCTCGACCTCCTCGTCCTCCAGACCCTGCGATGGGGTCCGCGCCACGGCTACGGGATCGCGCAGATGATCCGAGCGGGTTCCCGCGACGTCCTGCAGGTCGACACGGGATCGCTCTATCCCGCGCTCCACCGGCTCGAGAAGGCCGGCGCGATCTCGGCGGAATGGGAGACGTCGGAGAACAAACAGCGGGTTCGCGTCTACCGCTTGACCGCGGCGGGCCGGAAGCAGCTCGCCGCGGAGCGGTCGAAATGGGAACAGCTCGCCGGGGCGATCGCCGGCGTGATGGCGAAGCCGGCGGCGAGCGAGTCGTGA
- a CDS encoding ABC transporter permease, with protein sequence MKIFGRGRARRERELEEELQAHLRIAIAERVARGESPDDAAASARREFGNYGRVKEDAREAWGGAALDRFGQDLRFGLRMLRRSPGVSLLAILCLSLAIGANTAVFGWIEGILFRPFPAVARQDRLLAMVSTRQGEQRRDDLSWPDFLDFRRNCRLADAFIADKIMGATLSLGERSETAYGSIVSANYFDALGVRPVLGRGFVPGEETGDKAHPVVVISWREWRERFRGDPAIVGKTQRLNGVLHTIVGVGPKGFDGTFVGYAMRYFVPASMEDNFEAGGYKLEDRGARWIEGFVRPKPGVSIEQVQAELSGVARRLEAAYPETNRGRGIRVFPLALTPFNKASELRPVLGILAVVSAFVLVVACSNVGNLLLVRSLARRREMTVRLAIGAGRGRLVAQLLTEGATLAGAGVVGGLLVARLCRDFLAHFFSARVNLPENLDWRVLALSAAICLTATIAIGLIPAFQTRSFDAAAVLKEEAGSVAGGGRSWIRSGLVLLQLSISFVLLVGAGLVVRSLRRMQSANPGFAADEVTETSVDLLAAGYDPARAKNVQQEILDRIGADPSVRSAVFARSIPLGLRPPSSAPVAVDGYVPRPDEQPTVEYNEVGPGYLATLGIPLLSGREFRRSDDETGPLVAVVNAAMAEKYWRGGDPLGTRLVVKGRPMTVVGVAKTSTYFRIGEDPTPFFYVPIRQNFQGQAVLNVRSSAPLAAIARRIEGAIHAVDPSLERDETTWMRATLDRAASSQRIAVRLLEIFGGLALLLAAVGLFGVVSYAVSRRTREMGVRAALGARRADLFGLVVSEGLLLTVAGLVAGGAAALVLTRLIETLLYGVSPRDPLTFAASSAVLLATALAASLVPAWRAARTDPWTALRE encoded by the coding sequence GTGAAGATCTTCGGACGCGGCCGCGCGCGGCGGGAGCGTGAGCTCGAGGAGGAGCTGCAGGCGCACCTGAGGATCGCGATCGCGGAGCGCGTCGCGCGAGGCGAATCGCCGGACGACGCGGCGGCGAGCGCCCGCCGCGAGTTCGGCAATTACGGACGCGTCAAGGAGGACGCCCGGGAGGCGTGGGGCGGGGCCGCGCTCGACCGCTTCGGCCAAGACTTGCGGTTCGGCCTGCGGATGCTTCGGCGGAGTCCCGGCGTGTCGCTGCTCGCGATCCTGTGCCTCTCGCTCGCGATCGGCGCCAATACCGCCGTCTTCGGCTGGATCGAAGGGATCCTCTTCCGTCCGTTCCCGGCCGTCGCGCGTCAGGACCGCCTGCTGGCGATGGTCAGCACCCGGCAAGGCGAGCAGCGGAGGGACGATCTCTCCTGGCCGGACTTCCTCGACTTCCGGCGGAACTGCCGCCTGGCGGACGCGTTCATCGCGGACAAGATCATGGGCGCCACCCTTTCGCTCGGCGAGCGGTCGGAGACGGCTTACGGCAGCATCGTGTCGGCGAACTACTTCGACGCGCTCGGCGTGCGGCCCGTCCTCGGCCGGGGATTCGTTCCCGGCGAGGAGACCGGAGACAAGGCGCATCCGGTCGTGGTGATCAGCTGGCGCGAGTGGAGGGAACGCTTTCGCGGCGATCCGGCGATCGTCGGGAAGACGCAGCGACTGAACGGCGTGCTCCACACCATCGTCGGCGTCGGTCCGAAGGGCTTCGACGGCACGTTCGTCGGTTATGCCATGCGGTACTTCGTGCCGGCGTCGATGGAGGACAACTTCGAGGCGGGGGGGTACAAACTCGAAGACCGCGGAGCGCGGTGGATCGAGGGATTCGTCCGCCCGAAGCCCGGCGTTTCGATCGAACAGGTTCAAGCGGAGCTCTCCGGCGTGGCCCGCCGACTCGAGGCGGCCTATCCGGAAACGAATCGCGGCCGGGGCATCCGCGTGTTTCCGCTCGCGCTCACCCCCTTCAACAAAGCGAGCGAGCTGCGCCCCGTCCTCGGCATCCTCGCCGTGGTCTCGGCGTTCGTGCTGGTGGTGGCCTGCTCGAACGTCGGAAACCTCCTCCTCGTCCGGTCGCTCGCGCGGCGGCGGGAGATGACCGTGCGTCTGGCGATCGGCGCCGGCCGCGGGCGGCTCGTCGCCCAGCTCCTCACGGAAGGCGCCACCCTCGCCGGCGCAGGGGTCGTCGGCGGCCTGCTCGTCGCCCGCCTTTGCCGCGACTTCCTCGCGCATTTCTTCTCCGCGAGGGTCAACCTCCCGGAGAATCTCGACTGGAGGGTGCTCGCCCTGTCGGCCGCGATCTGCCTCACGGCGACGATCGCGATCGGCCTCATCCCCGCCTTCCAGACGCGCAGCTTCGACGCGGCCGCCGTGCTGAAGGAAGAGGCCGGCTCCGTGGCCGGCGGCGGACGGTCCTGGATCCGGTCGGGTCTCGTGCTCCTCCAGCTCTCGATCTCGTTCGTCCTCCTCGTCGGAGCCGGTCTCGTCGTCCGGAGCCTCCGCCGGATGCAGAGCGCGAACCCGGGCTTCGCGGCGGACGAGGTGACGGAGACCTCGGTCGACCTTCTCGCCGCGGGCTACGACCCCGCGCGGGCGAAAAATGTTCAACAGGAGATCCTCGACCGGATCGGGGCCGACCCGTCGGTGCGGAGCGCCGTCTTCGCGCGATCGATCCCTCTCGGCCTGCGCCCGCCGTCGTCGGCGCCCGTCGCCGTGGACGGCTACGTGCCGAGGCCCGACGAGCAGCCGACCGTCGAATACAACGAGGTCGGTCCCGGCTATCTCGCGACGTTGGGCATCCCCCTCCTTTCCGGGCGCGAGTTCCGCCGGTCGGACGACGAGACGGGTCCCCTCGTCGCCGTCGTCAACGCGGCGATGGCGGAAAAGTACTGGCGAGGAGGGGATCCGCTGGGAACCCGGCTCGTCGTGAAAGGCCGCCCGATGACGGTGGTCGGCGTGGCGAAGACTTCGACGTACTTCCGGATCGGCGAAGATCCGACGCCCTTCTTCTACGTGCCGATCCGGCAGAACTTCCAGGGGCAGGCGGTGCTGAACGTGCGGTCCTCCGCCCCGCTCGCGGCGATCGCCCGGCGGATCGAGGGCGCGATCCATGCCGTCGATCCGAGCCTCGAGCGCGACGAGACGACGTGGATGCGCGCCACGCTCGACCGCGCGGCGTCGTCGCAGCGGATCGCGGTCCGATTGCTCGAGATCTTCGGCGGCCTCGCCCTCCTGCTCGCCGCCGTCGGCCTCTTCGGCGTCGTCTCCTACGCCGTGTCGCGGCGGACGCGTGAGATGGGCGTCCGGGCGGCGCTCGGCGCGCGCCGGGCCGATCTGTTCGGTCTCGTGGTCTCCGAAGGGCTCCTGCTGACCGTGGCGGGGCTCGTCGCCGGAGGCGCGGCCGCGCTCGTCCTGACGCGGCTCATCGAGACGCTGCTCTACGGCGTGAGCCCGCGCGACCCGCTCACGTTCGCCGCTTCCTCAGCGGTCCTGCTCGCGACCGCGCTCGCGGCATCGCTCGTCCCCGCCTGGCGCGCGGCGCGCACGGATCCCTGGACGGCGCTGAGGGAGTGA
- a CDS encoding PDZ domain-containing protein, with protein sequence MKHLRRIRVPMILGGAILAVACTSSGPSAAPPAAPAARRGTLGIEAVSISRAKRRSLSLPENVRGALVVEVVAGGPGALAGIRPGDVVERIGGTPIGNVCDFDAAADERPIETVSLVVRRAGKSIEASVVPVGGKSFFEEACRLGSPGGCYRAAREAEAGERRLALLESACRLGSAAACADAGIALARSGNRPQDAVATLERACALGSGAGCAHEAFLHATGTVVSRDDRRATELYVRGCDLGDAKSCYNAGVMSDDGRGTPKNPKTAAARYEEACEGGSPAACTNLGFLYENGRGVARDKTRAVAFYQRGCDGTRCQPPNRTGCVNVGRAYRDGIGVAKDPPRAEAIFREACDRPVDSGDVGAEANRWRACSLLGAMYLGTDDAKGRELSERGCEGGDAFGCFNAAAIYAAGSGVEANPATAASFLERACRAGDGEGCFDLGVAYEKGDGVSADREKAAEAFKKACILGFPKACGRKVR encoded by the coding sequence ATGAAACATCTGCGGCGCATCCGCGTTCCCATGATTCTGGGAGGGGCGATTCTCGCGGTCGCCTGCACCTCCTCCGGCCCTTCGGCTGCTCCGCCCGCCGCTCCCGCGGCTCGCCGCGGAACCCTGGGCATCGAGGCGGTTTCGATCTCGCGAGCGAAACGAAGGAGCCTTTCGCTACCCGAAAACGTCCGGGGAGCGCTCGTCGTCGAGGTCGTCGCGGGAGGTCCCGGGGCGCTCGCGGGAATCCGTCCGGGAGACGTCGTCGAACGCATCGGCGGAACGCCGATCGGGAACGTCTGCGACTTCGACGCGGCCGCCGACGAGCGGCCGATCGAGACCGTCTCGCTGGTCGTCCGCCGGGCCGGGAAGTCGATCGAGGCGAGCGTCGTCCCCGTCGGCGGGAAGTCGTTTTTCGAGGAAGCCTGCCGCCTCGGGTCGCCGGGCGGCTGTTATCGTGCGGCACGGGAAGCGGAAGCCGGAGAACGACGGCTCGCGCTCCTCGAATCCGCGTGCCGGCTCGGATCCGCCGCCGCGTGCGCGGACGCGGGGATCGCGCTCGCGCGATCGGGAAATCGGCCGCAGGACGCCGTCGCGACGCTCGAGCGGGCCTGCGCCCTCGGAAGCGGCGCCGGCTGCGCGCACGAGGCATTTCTCCATGCCACGGGAACGGTCGTCTCGCGCGACGACCGGCGCGCGACCGAGCTCTACGTTCGCGGCTGCGATCTGGGCGACGCGAAGTCCTGCTACAACGCCGGAGTCATGTCCGACGACGGGCGCGGCACCCCGAAGAATCCGAAGACCGCCGCCGCCCGCTACGAGGAAGCGTGCGAGGGCGGCAGCCCGGCCGCGTGCACCAATCTCGGCTTCCTGTACGAGAACGGGCGCGGCGTCGCCCGCGACAAGACGCGCGCGGTGGCGTTCTATCAGCGCGGGTGCGACGGCACGCGATGCCAGCCGCCGAACCGCACCGGGTGCGTGAACGTGGGTCGGGCCTACCGCGACGGGATCGGCGTCGCGAAGGACCCGCCGCGGGCGGAAGCGATCTTCCGCGAAGCGTGCGATCGGCCGGTCGACTCCGGGGACGTCGGGGCGGAGGCGAATCGCTGGCGCGCCTGCTCGCTCCTCGGCGCCATGTACCTCGGGACCGACGACGCGAAGGGTCGGGAACTCTCGGAGCGGGGATGCGAAGGCGGGGACGCCTTCGGCTGCTTCAACGCGGCGGCGATCTATGCGGCGGGCTCCGGGGTCGAGGCGAACCCCGCCACCGCCGCGTCCTTCCTCGAAAGAGCCTGCCGGGCGGGCGACGGAGAAGGATGCTTCGATCTGGGCGTCGCCTACGAGAAGGGCGACGGCGTTTCCGCGGACCGGGAGAAAGCCGCGGAAGCGTTCAAGAAGGCGTGCATCCTCGGGTTCCCGAAGGCCTGCGGCCGGAAGGTCCGCTGA
- a CDS encoding SRPBCC family protein — translation MKIRTHSRLKATIAAAGAAAAASVYLLRKWRDGWNATAEETACRMPLDEEVEDPTYVTNRAITIRALPEHIWPWLAQMGESPRGGFYSYLPVERLLGMKVENAEEVLSEFQNPEVGEPLDRAGTMRVKAVVRNHVLVLGPPPTPDLSVTWALALYPIDGTTRLVSRCRARLPRGWRGMAARVVLDPGQLVMERKMLIEIKKRAEKLAARSHFEILPERQAG, via the coding sequence ATGAAAATTCGAACGCATTCGCGCCTGAAGGCGACCATCGCCGCGGCCGGCGCCGCGGCGGCCGCCAGTGTCTATCTCCTCCGGAAATGGCGGGATGGCTGGAACGCGACCGCCGAGGAGACCGCCTGCCGAATGCCGCTCGACGAAGAGGTCGAGGATCCGACGTACGTCACGAACCGCGCGATCACGATTCGCGCGCTGCCGGAGCACATCTGGCCGTGGCTCGCGCAGATGGGCGAGTCTCCGCGCGGCGGGTTCTACAGCTATCTCCCGGTCGAGCGCCTGCTCGGGATGAAGGTCGAGAACGCGGAGGAGGTTCTCTCCGAGTTCCAGAATCCGGAGGTCGGCGAACCTTTGGACCGAGCGGGCACGATGCGCGTCAAGGCCGTCGTGCGCAACCACGTTCTCGTCCTGGGACCGCCGCCCACACCCGATCTTTCGGTGACCTGGGCCCTCGCGCTCTATCCGATCGACGGAACGACGCGTCTCGTATCGCGCTGCCGGGCGCGGCTTCCGCGCGGCTGGCGCGGCATGGCCGCTCGCGTCGTGCTCGATCCCGGTCAGCTCGTCATGGAGCGGAAGATGCTGATCGAGATCAAGAAGCGAGCCGAAAAACTCGCGGCGAGGTCGCACTTCGAGATCCTGCCCGAGCGACAGGCGGGATGA